In the genome of Dermacentor andersoni chromosome 3, qqDerAnde1_hic_scaffold, whole genome shotgun sequence, one region contains:
- the LOC126538240 gene encoding uncharacterized protein — protein sequence MAIVLFIGLSEKHAVAHGGCKSEECHHYARRLRESINESVDPCVDFSSYVCDGWRRNHEFSVAEEAFMSTFDSMSSFVRALAVPPHGQSAIERSAAFYRSCITVLRGERDEMPRVRSALAAAGITWPDVYEAATDLLHTFLYVHVQLRWNVLFTVDVITNGNEDSITLDMRPSTETVPIKKRLQLLQKPQMAREYFDTLVLAFAKDGKKAGRRVSFTETTNTESLAFYVLYASLLNGTLKSQPIDMVMYTTVPNLTKARWNATLHSLGITKKVSFQTTNPTYVASFLALWNHLGELKVHLFLSWYTIQTAALYTNQRTIANYYGSVKTALLWHSAFCFSKAYLLSGTAAFNISINYMLDGATRAEATNVLWGVRRSLLRHFQQWPHSDNDTVAKMLTVSERDFAVSAFAVFDESNSEDAGLSSSNSVDMTDSLVDNWIAAAVPHREDVTHFASKAIEMLSFAALSADGKVALMPYAFHFPFYSARGIPAMNYAGVGSHFAYTWSQWFLAPHLTSLDSPLYRFYNCTGLSLQVISSTPAKLLGAFSTAATQPLFEAFGNASATAGTSDSLPGLPTLTGSRLFFVSLCYSKCHGSWTEGLSHPECGDFLPHVKAFSEAFACPVGSPMNPAEKCEFF from the coding sequence ATGGCGATCGTATTGTTCATCGGTCTCAGCGAAAAGCATGCAGTCGCACATGGCGGCTGCAAGAGCGAGGAGTGCCACCACTACGCCCGGCGGCTACGAGAGTCGATCAACGAGTCTGTGGATCCGTGCGTGGACTTCTCGAGCTACGTGTGTGACGGTTGGCGCCGTAATCACGAGTTCTCGGTGGCAGAGGAAGCCTTCATGTCGACGTTCGATAGTATGTCCAGCTTCGTGCGCGCCCTGGCTGTTCCCCCACACGGCCAGTCTGCCATCGAACGTTCGGCGGCCTTCTACCGCAGCTGCATCACCGTGCTTCGAGGGGAACGCGACGAGATGCCACGAGTGAGGAGCGCCCTCGCCGCGGCCGGCATAACGTGGCCCGACGTTTACGAGGCGGCCACGGACCTGCTGCACACGTTCCTCTACGTCCATGTACAGCTCCGTTGGAATGTCCTGTTCACTGTCGACGTCATTACCAACGGGAACGAAGACTCCATCACGCTGGACATGCGACCCTCTACAGAAACGGTACCTATCAAGAAAcgcttgcagctgttgcagaAACCACAGATGGCCAGAGAATACTTCGACACCTTAGTCTTGGCATTCGCAAAGGATGGCAAAAAGGCTGGTCGTCGTGTTAGTTTCACAGAGACCACCAACACCGAATCGCTCGCTTTCTATGTTCTCTACGCGAGTCTCTTAAACGGCACTTTAAAATCGCAGCCGATAGACATGGTCATGTATACAACAGTGCCGAATCTCACGAAGGCACGCTGGAATGCCACGCTCCATTCTCTCGGCATCACTAAAAAGGTTTCATTTCAAACCACCAACCCGACCTACGTGGCCAGCTTCCTTGCCTTATGGAACCACCTTGGGGAGTTAAAGGTCCATCTGTTTCTCTCCTGGTACACCATCCAGACggcggcgctgtacaccaaccaGCGAACGATCGCAAACTATTACGGAAGCGTGAAAACGGCTCTCCTTTGGCATAGCGCCTTTTGCTTCAGCAAGGCCTACCTGCTCTCAGGAACGGCTGCATTCAACATATCGATAAACTACATGTTGGATGGTGCCACTAGAGCCGAGGCTACAAATGTGCTCTGGGGCGTTCGCAGATCTCTCTtacgtcattttcaacaatggcCTCACAGTGACAACGACACTGTCGCCAAGATGCTGACCGTTAGCGAGCGCGACTTCGCTGTCAGCGCATTCGCCGTCTTCGACGAAAGCAACAGTGAGGATGCCGGGTTGTCAAGTAGCAACTCTGTAGACATGACGGACTCTTTGGTCGACAACTGGATCGCAGCCGCCGTTCCACACAGGGAGGATGTAACCCACTTTGCCTCGAAGGCCATTGAAATGCTGTCGTTCGCGGCGCTATCCGCGGACGGAAAGGTCGCGTTGATGCCCTACGCGTTCCATTTTCCTTTTTACAGTGCGCGCGGAATTCCGGCAATGAACTACGCGGGCGTGGGCTCGCACTTCGCCTACACATGGAGCCAGTGGTTCCTGGCACCGCACCTAACCTCCTTAGACAGCCCGCTCTACAGATTCTACAATTGCACTGGCCTCTCGCTGCAAGTAATCTCGAGCACACCGGCGAAGTTACTTGGCGCGTTCTCCACTGCCGCCACGCAGCCACTGTTCGAGGCATTCGGCAACGCATCTGCCACCGCGGGGACAAGTGACAGTCTGCCAGGATTGCCTACTCTGACCGGATCCCGGCTTTTCTTCGTGTCGCTCTGTTACTCAAAGTGCCATGGTAGCTGGACCGAAGGGCTCTCACATCCTGAATGCGGGGACTTCCTGCCGCATGTGAAGGCCTTCTCGGAAGCCTTTGCCTGCCCAGTCGGCTCACCGATGAATCCAGCCGAAAAGTGCGAGTTCTTTTGA